The following are from one region of the Noviherbaspirillum sedimenti genome:
- a CDS encoding acyl-CoA dehydrogenase family protein, which produces MFESSARARALAEKVSRFILEEVIPYEKDPRNHGHGPTEDLVRELRAKAQAAGLIAPQLSEEWGGHGLSHRETATVFRAAGYSPLGPVAMNVMAPDEGNMHLLERVATAEQKQRFLRPLAAGTVRSAFLMTEPEGGAGSDPSMLKTVATRHGDDWVISGRKWLITGAQGAGIGIIMARTGENATMFLVDMDTPGIRIERILDTIDNSMPGGHAVMNLDEVRVPASQILGEVDQGFKYAQVRLAPARLTHCMRWWGTAKRAHDIAARYACTRHAFGKPLVDHEGVGFMLADNEIDLKQAELMIDWCASVLDQGSLGTAESSMAKVAVSEALFRVADRCVQVLGGMGVTRDTVVEQAFREIRAFRIYDGPSEVHRWSLAKGVKHRYKDSTAGTAKQA; this is translated from the coding sequence ATGTTTGAAAGCAGCGCAAGGGCGCGTGCACTAGCAGAGAAAGTTTCCAGATTCATCCTCGAGGAAGTCATTCCGTACGAGAAGGACCCGCGCAACCATGGCCACGGGCCGACTGAAGATCTGGTACGCGAACTGCGCGCCAAAGCGCAGGCGGCCGGCCTGATAGCGCCGCAGCTGTCGGAGGAATGGGGCGGCCATGGCCTGAGCCACAGGGAAACCGCGACGGTATTTCGTGCGGCGGGCTACTCGCCACTGGGGCCGGTAGCGATGAATGTCATGGCGCCTGATGAAGGCAATATGCATTTGCTGGAGAGGGTCGCGACCGCCGAGCAGAAGCAGCGTTTCCTGCGGCCGCTGGCTGCGGGAACAGTGCGCTCCGCATTCCTGATGACGGAGCCCGAAGGCGGCGCGGGTTCTGATCCGTCCATGCTGAAGACCGTGGCTACCCGCCATGGCGATGACTGGGTCATCTCTGGCCGAAAATGGCTGATTACCGGCGCGCAAGGGGCGGGAATCGGCATCATCATGGCGAGGACCGGTGAGAATGCCACCATGTTCCTGGTTGATATGGATACACCCGGCATCCGTATCGAGCGCATCCTTGACACAATCGACAATTCCATGCCGGGCGGCCATGCCGTCATGAATCTGGATGAAGTGCGGGTGCCTGCCAGCCAGATTCTGGGAGAGGTGGACCAGGGATTCAAGTATGCGCAGGTACGCCTTGCACCCGCCCGCCTTACCCACTGCATGCGCTGGTGGGGTACCGCCAAGCGTGCGCACGATATCGCTGCCCGTTATGCCTGTACCCGCCATGCATTCGGCAAGCCGCTGGTGGACCATGAAGGCGTCGGTTTCATGCTTGCCGATAATGAGATCGACCTGAAGCAGGCGGAACTGATGATTGACTGGTGCGCCTCGGTGCTGGACCAGGGAAGCCTGGGCACCGCTGAATCGAGCATGGCAAAGGTGGCGGTGTCGGAAGCCCTGTTCCGGGTCGCGGACCGCTGCGTGCAGGTGCTCGGCGGCATGGGGGTGACCCGGGATACCGTGGTCGAGCAGGCGTTCCGAGAGATTCGCGCCTTCCGCATTTATGACGGCCCATCCGAGGTGCATCGCTGGTCGCTTGCGAAAGGCGTCAAGCATCGCTACAAGGACAGCACGGCTGGCACAGCCAAACAAGCCTGA
- a CDS encoding pyruvate carboxylase, producing the protein MSTIFGNMPRQIKKLLVANRSEIAIRVMRASAELGIRTVAIYAAEDRFALHRFKADESYLVGAGKKPIAAYLDIDDILRIAKEAQVDAIHPGYGFLSENPDFADACARNGILFIGPRPDVMRTLGNKVAARNAALAAGVPVMPATTPLPRDLDQVQAMARDVGYPLMLKASWGGGGRGMRVIESEADLASQLDVARREAAAAFGNDEMYLEKLVQRARHVEVQLLGDTHGNLVHLYERDCSVQRRNQKVVERAPAPYLDDTTRQSLCDAALRLGRAVNYTHAGTVEFLMDADTGAFYFIEVNPRIQVEHTVTEQVTGIDIVKAQIRITEGAAIGEGQPHPAGVPAQAGIRLNGHALQCRITTEDPENNFTPDYGRITAYRSASGFGIRLDGGTAYSGAVITPYYDSLLVKVIAWAPTAGEAAARMDRALREFRIRGVSSNLPFLENVINHPLFLSGECTTRFIDATPELTRFEKRRDRATRLLRFIGEVTVNGNPEMQGRQPIAAGLLPPQLPVATQQAIATGTRDKLRELGAEKFAQWMKEEKRVLLTDTTMRDAHQSLFATRMRTADMTAIAPYYAGMLPNLFSLECWGGATFDVAMRFLKEDPWERLARLREQVPNILFQMLLRASNAVGYTNYPDNVVKHFVEQAAKGGIDLFRVFDSLNSVDNMRVAIDAVRDTGALCEAAICYTGDLLDPARPKYDLKYYVAMAKELEKAGANIIGIKDMAGVCKPAAARALIQALKGEVGLPIHFHTHDTSGIAAASVLAAIDAGCDAVDGAMDAMSGLTSQPNLGSIAAALAGSARDPGLDRNALFAISQYWEGVRRAYAPFEADIRSGTSDVYRHEMPGGQYTNLREQARAMGIAHRWGEVAQAYADVNRLFGDIVKVTPTSKVVGDMALFMVANDLTPEDVRNPEKEIAFPESVISLFRGELGFPPDGFPKDLERKVLKGEKPLDGRPGASLPPVDLAQARAEAEQKVGRSLSEQELASWLMYPKVFCEYATHREEYGDVSVLPTPVFFGGLPENREIAVDIDQGKTLVIRLLGQAELEDEAENKLFFELNGQSRLIRVARAGAAQKAGQLQAQDGNPRHVGAPMPGMVVMVAAKPGQQVKKGDPLLSLEAMKMETVLRAERDAVVDKVHVQAGAVVAAKDLLLELAN; encoded by the coding sequence ATGAGCACCATTTTCGGTAACATGCCACGCCAGATTAAAAAGCTCCTTGTGGCCAACCGTTCTGAGATCGCGATCCGCGTGATGCGCGCCTCGGCCGAACTTGGCATCCGCACCGTCGCAATCTACGCCGCCGAAGACCGCTTCGCGCTGCACCGCTTCAAGGCTGACGAGAGCTACTTGGTGGGGGCAGGCAAGAAGCCGATTGCCGCCTACCTGGACATCGACGATATCCTGCGTATCGCGAAAGAAGCGCAGGTCGATGCGATCCACCCTGGCTATGGCTTCCTGTCGGAGAATCCTGATTTCGCCGATGCCTGCGCCAGGAATGGCATCCTGTTCATTGGGCCGCGGCCGGACGTGATGCGCACCCTCGGCAACAAGGTCGCCGCACGCAACGCGGCGCTTGCAGCCGGTGTGCCGGTGATGCCGGCCACCACGCCGCTGCCGCGCGATCTCGACCAGGTGCAGGCGATGGCCCGGGACGTCGGTTACCCGCTGATGCTCAAGGCCAGCTGGGGTGGCGGCGGGCGCGGCATGCGCGTGATCGAATCGGAAGCCGACCTGGCTAGCCAGCTTGACGTCGCCCGCCGCGAAGCGGCAGCCGCCTTTGGCAATGACGAAATGTACCTGGAAAAGCTGGTGCAGCGCGCGCGCCATGTCGAAGTCCAGCTCTTGGGGGACACTCATGGCAACCTGGTGCACCTGTACGAGCGCGACTGCTCGGTGCAGCGGCGCAACCAGAAAGTGGTGGAGCGCGCGCCCGCCCCGTATCTCGACGATACCACTAGGCAATCGCTGTGCGACGCAGCGCTGCGCCTGGGCCGGGCGGTCAACTATACCCATGCGGGCACCGTCGAATTCCTGATGGATGCCGATACCGGCGCCTTCTATTTTATTGAGGTGAATCCACGCATTCAGGTCGAACACACGGTGACCGAGCAGGTGACCGGCATCGATATCGTCAAGGCGCAGATCCGCATCACCGAAGGCGCGGCAATCGGTGAAGGCCAGCCGCATCCGGCAGGCGTGCCGGCGCAGGCCGGCATCCGCCTGAACGGCCATGCGCTGCAATGCCGGATCACCACCGAAGACCCGGAAAACAACTTCACGCCTGACTACGGCCGCATCACCGCGTACCGCAGCGCGTCAGGTTTCGGCATTCGCCTCGACGGCGGCACCGCCTATTCCGGTGCGGTGATCACCCCGTACTACGATTCGCTCCTGGTGAAGGTGATCGCCTGGGCGCCGACGGCCGGGGAAGCTGCCGCGCGCATGGACCGGGCGTTGCGGGAATTCCGCATCCGCGGCGTGTCCAGCAACCTGCCGTTCCTGGAAAACGTCATCAACCACCCGCTGTTTTTGTCCGGCGAATGTACCACCCGCTTCATCGATGCCACGCCGGAACTGACCCGGTTCGAAAAGCGCCGCGACCGCGCCACGCGCCTGTTGCGCTTCATCGGTGAAGTGACCGTCAACGGCAACCCGGAAATGCAGGGCCGGCAGCCGATTGCTGCAGGCCTGCTGCCACCGCAATTGCCTGTTGCAACCCAACAGGCAATTGCGACCGGCACGCGTGACAAACTGCGGGAACTGGGCGCCGAGAAATTCGCGCAGTGGATGAAGGAAGAGAAACGGGTCTTGCTGACCGATACCACGATGCGCGATGCGCACCAGTCGCTGTTCGCGACCCGCATGCGTACCGCCGACATGACCGCGATCGCTCCCTACTATGCAGGGATGCTGCCCAATCTGTTCTCGCTGGAATGCTGGGGCGGCGCCACCTTCGATGTCGCGATGCGCTTCCTGAAGGAAGACCCGTGGGAGCGCCTGGCGCGCCTCCGCGAGCAGGTGCCGAATATCTTGTTCCAGATGCTGCTGCGCGCGTCCAATGCGGTTGGCTACACCAATTATCCGGACAACGTGGTGAAGCACTTCGTCGAGCAGGCGGCCAAAGGCGGCATCGACCTGTTCCGGGTGTTCGATTCGCTCAACAGCGTCGACAACATGCGGGTCGCCATCGATGCAGTGCGCGACACCGGCGCGCTGTGCGAGGCGGCGATCTGCTATACCGGCGACTTGCTCGATCCCGCCCGGCCGAAGTATGACTTGAAGTACTACGTCGCGATGGCGAAAGAGCTGGAGAAAGCCGGCGCGAACATCATCGGCATCAAGGACATGGCCGGGGTATGCAAGCCGGCCGCGGCCCGGGCACTGATCCAGGCGCTCAAGGGAGAAGTCGGCCTGCCGATCCACTTCCATACCCACGACACCAGTGGCATTGCCGCCGCTTCCGTGCTGGCTGCGATCGATGCCGGCTGCGACGCGGTCGATGGCGCGATGGATGCGATGAGCGGGCTGACGTCGCAGCCGAACCTGGGGTCGATTGCCGCCGCGCTGGCAGGCAGCGCCCGCGATCCCGGCCTGGACCGGAATGCGCTGTTTGCCATATCGCAATACTGGGAAGGGGTGCGTCGCGCCTATGCGCCGTTCGAAGCCGATATCCGTTCCGGCACCTCGGACGTGTACCGGCATGAAATGCCGGGCGGGCAGTACACCAACCTGCGCGAGCAGGCGCGGGCGATGGGCATCGCGCACCGCTGGGGCGAGGTCGCGCAGGCGTATGCGGACGTGAACCGCTTGTTCGGCGATATCGTGAAGGTCACGCCGACGTCCAAGGTGGTGGGCGACATGGCGCTGTTCATGGTGGCCAACGACCTGACACCGGAAGACGTACGGAACCCGGAGAAGGAAATCGCCTTTCCGGAATCGGTGATTTCACTGTTCCGGGGCGAGCTGGGTTTTCCTCCGGACGGCTTCCCGAAAGATCTGGAAAGGAAGGTATTGAAGGGAGAAAAGCCGTTGGATGGGCGGCCGGGAGCGAGTTTGCCGCCGGTCGATCTGGCGCAGGCCAGGGCGGAAGCGGAGCAAAAGGTGGGGCGCAGCCTCAGCGAGCAAGAGCTGGCGTCCTGGCTGATGTACCCGAAAGTGTTCTGCGAATATGCAACGCACCGGGAGGAATATGGCGACGTGAGCGTGCTGCCGACGCCGGTGTTCTTCGGTGGTTTGCCGGAAAACCGTGAGATCGCAGTCGATATCGACCAGGGCAAGACGCTGGTGATCCGTTTGCTTGGGCAGGCGGAGCTTGAGGATGAAGCGGAAAACAAGCTGTTTTTCGAGCTGAACGGCCAATCCCGCCTGATCCGCGTGGCGCGTGCCGGTGCGGCGCAGAAGGCAGGTCAGCTGCAGGCGCAAGACGGCAATCCGCGCCATGTGGGCGCACCGATGCCGGGCATGGTGGTGATGGTGGCGGCAAAGCCGGGGCAGCAGGTGAAGAAGGGCGACCCGCTGCTGTCGCTGGAGGCAATGAAGATGGAAACCGTGCTGCGCGCCGAGCGCGACGCGGTCGTGGACAAGGTCCATGTGCAGGCAGGCGCGGTGGTCGCGGCAAAGGATCTGCTCCTGGAACTTGCGAATTAA
- a CDS encoding acyl-CoA dehydrogenase family protein, translated as MDFRLSMEQEMLRDSARRYISAEQLFENRHKRLAEPLQESWRQLADLGWLALAVPEVWGGLGSGVEDLAIVAEEMGRGLCVEPFIGCAVLPAGILSRCSNAAAKELELAGIAGEAACIAVALYEKGSRYDLRFPVTLARRMGDGSYRLSGSKILVSGGADADKLIVSARIEQNGSGQDGLALFLLDARLAGIQQHAYRTIDDGSVADFTFEDVALPADALLEGSEGALACLEDAIDEAILCLCADALGGMEKVMELTCEYLKIRTQFGRPLADFQALQHSMAEMFIETSDARSMLHRAIASFSAPGDERRKAVSACKVKLMESAKSVAGTAVHLHGGIGVTGEYPVGHYLRRVIVSERIFGDNAYHMERFLGK; from the coding sequence ATGGATTTCCGATTGAGCATGGAGCAGGAAATGTTGCGCGACAGCGCGCGGCGGTATATATCGGCCGAGCAGCTGTTTGAGAACAGGCATAAACGGCTGGCTGAACCTCTGCAGGAAAGCTGGAGGCAGCTGGCCGATTTGGGCTGGCTGGCATTGGCTGTGCCCGAAGTTTGGGGCGGCCTCGGCAGCGGCGTCGAAGATCTCGCCATTGTGGCGGAGGAAATGGGGCGCGGCTTATGCGTCGAACCCTTTATCGGATGCGCAGTCCTCCCCGCCGGGATTCTCAGCCGCTGCAGCAATGCAGCTGCGAAGGAGCTGGAGTTGGCCGGCATTGCGGGTGAAGCAGCTTGCATCGCAGTCGCACTTTATGAAAAAGGCAGTCGATACGATTTGCGTTTCCCGGTGACGCTTGCAAGGCGGATGGGGGATGGATCGTACCGCCTTTCCGGAAGCAAGATCCTCGTCAGCGGAGGTGCCGATGCCGACAAGCTGATTGTCTCCGCCCGGATCGAACAGAATGGAAGCGGTCAGGATGGGCTGGCTTTGTTCCTGTTGGACGCCCGTCTGGCCGGCATCCAGCAGCACGCGTACCGGACGATCGATGACGGCAGTGTGGCCGATTTCACTTTTGAAGACGTCGCGCTTCCCGCAGATGCATTGCTGGAGGGGTCGGAGGGGGCGCTGGCTTGCCTCGAGGATGCAATCGACGAAGCTATCCTGTGCCTGTGTGCAGACGCCTTGGGCGGCATGGAGAAAGTGATGGAGCTGACTTGCGAATATCTGAAGATACGCACTCAGTTCGGACGGCCGCTGGCCGATTTCCAAGCATTGCAGCATAGCATGGCAGAGATGTTCATCGAAACATCGGACGCACGGTCGATGCTGCATCGGGCGATCGCTTCCTTTTCCGCGCCAGGCGATGAGCGGCGCAAGGCGGTATCAGCATGCAAGGTCAAGTTGATGGAATCGGCCAAGTCGGTTGCCGGCACTGCGGTGCATCTGCATGGCGGCATCGGTGTAACCGGCGAGTATCCGGTCGGGCATTATCTGCGGCGCGTAATCGTTTCCGAAAGAATTTTCGGCGATAACGCATATCACATGGAACGCTTTTTAGGTAAATGA
- a CDS encoding glucose 1-dehydrogenase — protein sequence MLTANLAGRTALVTGASSGFGAHFARVLARAGAKVVVAARRVDALEKLVAEIRDTGGAAQAVALDVTDPAKVEAVIGSLEAVDILVNNAGVTLSKPFAAQTPEDWDFVIGTNLRGAALVAMAAARKMKATGGSIINIASILGLRQAGQLSAYAVSKAGVIQLTKSMALDLARDRIRVNALAPGYFDTELNHDFFQSDAGQTLIKRVPFRRLGKLEDLDGPLLLLASDASQYMTGSVIAVDGGHLVSSL from the coding sequence ATGCTGACAGCCAATTTGGCAGGGCGTACCGCGCTTGTCACGGGCGCATCGAGCGGATTCGGCGCCCACTTCGCTCGCGTTCTCGCCCGTGCTGGGGCAAAGGTCGTCGTTGCCGCACGGCGGGTTGACGCTCTCGAAAAACTGGTCGCGGAAATCCGCGATACGGGTGGGGCAGCGCAAGCCGTCGCGCTGGATGTAACCGATCCTGCGAAGGTCGAGGCGGTTATCGGGTCCCTCGAAGCGGTTGACATCCTGGTCAATAATGCAGGCGTGACCCTGAGCAAGCCGTTCGCTGCGCAAACTCCGGAAGACTGGGATTTCGTGATCGGCACCAACCTGCGCGGAGCGGCCTTGGTAGCGATGGCTGCCGCAAGAAAGATGAAAGCGACTGGCGGCAGTATCATCAATATCGCTTCTATCCTGGGCCTGCGGCAGGCGGGGCAACTCTCTGCCTATGCAGTATCGAAAGCAGGTGTGATTCAGTTGACGAAGTCGATGGCGTTGGACTTGGCGCGTGATCGTATACGGGTCAACGCGCTTGCGCCAGGCTATTTCGATACCGAACTGAACCATGATTTTTTCCAGAGCGATGCCGGCCAGACGTTGATCAAACGGGTGCCTTTCCGCCGCCTCGGAAAGCTCGAAGACCTGGACGGGCCGCTGTTGCTTCTTGCATCGGATGCGTCGCAGTACATGACTGGTTCGGTGATTGCAGTCGATGGCGGTCACCTCGTCAGTTCACTTTAA
- a CDS encoding phosphotransferase, producing the protein MNHNNDNVGVGAVREALRFDEARLEEWMLRHIEGFSGPLSVQQFQGGQSNPTYKLNAPDRAYVMRRKPPGDILKGAHAVDREYRVISALQSAGFPVPRVYGLCTDASVIGTEFYVMDMVEGRVFWNPRFPEVPRGERAAYFDAMNATIAQLHTVDYAAIGLADYGRSGNYFERQIARWSRQYMEDELAGRNPHMDRLVEWLPENIPSGNDTAIVHGDFRCDNMIFHPTEPRVLAVLDWELSTLGHPLADFAYHAMMYRLPPTIMSGLKGEDLPSLGLPSEEQFVEAYCRRTGRDGIPGYDFYIAFNMFRFAAILHGIRGRQIRGNASSAKAKELSSKFEPLAQLAWEQAEIAMTC; encoded by the coding sequence ATGAACCACAATAACGACAATGTCGGCGTGGGCGCGGTGCGCGAAGCGCTGCGCTTTGATGAAGCCAGGCTCGAGGAATGGATGCTGCGGCACATCGAAGGATTTTCCGGGCCGCTCTCCGTCCAGCAATTCCAGGGCGGGCAGTCGAATCCGACCTATAAGCTCAATGCCCCTGACCGTGCTTATGTGATGCGCCGCAAGCCGCCTGGCGATATCCTGAAGGGGGCGCATGCGGTGGACCGCGAATATCGCGTGATCTCGGCATTGCAATCTGCCGGATTTCCGGTCCCTCGCGTATATGGCTTGTGCACCGATGCATCTGTCATCGGCACCGAATTCTATGTGATGGACATGGTCGAGGGGCGCGTCTTCTGGAATCCGCGCTTTCCGGAAGTCCCGCGTGGCGAGCGCGCCGCTTATTTCGATGCGATGAATGCCACGATTGCGCAACTCCATACGGTGGACTATGCGGCAATCGGACTGGCTGACTATGGACGCAGTGGAAATTATTTCGAACGGCAGATCGCCCGTTGGTCGCGCCAGTATATGGAAGATGAACTGGCGGGGCGCAATCCGCATATGGACCGTCTGGTTGAATGGTTGCCGGAAAATATCCCAAGTGGCAATGACACTGCAATCGTGCATGGCGATTTCCGTTGCGACAACATGATTTTCCATCCGACGGAACCCCGGGTGTTGGCGGTCCTCGACTGGGAATTGTCCACGCTGGGCCATCCGCTGGCCGATTTTGCCTATCATGCAATGATGTACCGGTTGCCGCCGACGATCATGTCGGGATTGAAGGGCGAAGATTTGCCGTCCCTGGGACTTCCCTCCGAGGAGCAATTCGTCGAGGCTTATTGCCGCCGCACAGGGCGTGACGGCATTCCGGGCTATGACTTCTATATCGCGTTCAACATGTTCCGCTTTGCTGCGATCCTGCATGGCATCCGCGGCCGCCAGATCCGCGGCAATGCATCCTCGGCGAAGGCAAAGGAATTGTCGAGCAAATTCGAACCCCTGGCGCAGTTGGCCTGGGAGCAGGCGGAAATCGCCATGACTTGCTGA
- a CDS encoding NAD(P)(+) transhydrogenase (Re/Si-specific) subunit beta yields MAFVSMNLVTLFYLVASVCFIQALKGLSHPASARRGNAFGMSGMAIATVTTLALIVKLQGEASNGSLGFGLVLAGVLVGGGIGATLAKRVEMTKMPELVAAMHSLIGLAAVCIAVAVVAEPWVFSITSRDAPIPFGNRLELFIGTFVGAVTFSGSVIAFGKLSGKYKFRLFQGAPVSFKGQHILNLILALAMVILGLTFCFAPGLEPAWTPFLIMAAIAFVLGVLIIIPIGGADMPVVVSMLNSYSGWAAAGIGFSLNNAMLIIAGSLVGSSGAILSYIMCKAMNRSFFNVILGGFGGDAAAASTGGAQAQRPVKSGSADDAAFLMGNAETVIIVPGYGLAVARAQHALKELTEKLTHKGVTVKYAIHPVAGRMPGHMNVLLAEAEVPYDQVFEMEDINSEFSQADVVLVLGANDVVNPAAKDPKSPIAGMPILEAFKAKTVIVNKRSMAAGYAGLDNELFYMDKTMMVFGDAKKVIEDMVKAVE; encoded by the coding sequence ATGGCCTTTGTCAGCATGAACCTGGTGACGCTGTTCTATCTGGTCGCTTCGGTCTGTTTCATCCAGGCCCTGAAGGGCTTGTCGCATCCCGCCTCGGCGCGGCGGGGCAACGCCTTTGGCATGAGCGGCATGGCGATCGCCACCGTGACCACGCTCGCCCTGATCGTCAAGCTGCAGGGAGAAGCCAGCAACGGCAGCCTGGGCTTTGGCCTGGTGCTGGCCGGCGTGCTGGTTGGCGGCGGCATTGGCGCCACCCTGGCAAAACGGGTCGAGATGACCAAGATGCCGGAACTGGTGGCGGCGATGCATTCGCTGATCGGTCTTGCCGCGGTGTGCATTGCGGTGGCCGTGGTGGCCGAACCCTGGGTATTCAGCATCACGTCGCGCGATGCACCGATTCCCTTCGGTAACCGCCTGGAACTGTTCATCGGCACTTTCGTCGGCGCGGTGACTTTCTCGGGGTCGGTGATTGCCTTCGGCAAGCTGTCGGGGAAATACAAGTTCCGCCTGTTCCAGGGCGCGCCGGTCAGTTTCAAGGGCCAGCACATCCTCAACCTGATCCTGGCGCTGGCGATGGTGATCCTGGGCCTGACCTTCTGTTTCGCCCCGGGCCTGGAGCCGGCCTGGACGCCATTCCTGATCATGGCGGCGATTGCCTTCGTACTGGGCGTGCTGATCATCATCCCCATCGGCGGCGCCGACATGCCGGTGGTGGTGTCGATGCTGAACAGCTATTCGGGCTGGGCGGCGGCCGGCATCGGCTTTTCGCTGAACAACGCCATGCTGATCATTGCCGGCTCGCTGGTGGGGTCAAGCGGTGCGATCCTGTCGTACATCATGTGCAAGGCCATGAACCGGTCGTTCTTCAACGTGATCCTGGGCGGCTTTGGCGGCGATGCGGCAGCCGCCAGCACGGGTGGCGCGCAGGCGCAGCGCCCGGTCAAGTCCGGCTCGGCCGACGATGCGGCCTTCCTGATGGGCAATGCGGAAACCGTCATCATCGTTCCCGGCTATGGCCTGGCGGTGGCGCGCGCCCAGCATGCCTTGAAGGAATTGACCGAGAAGCTCACCCACAAGGGCGTCACCGTCAAGTATGCGATCCACCCGGTGGCCGGGCGCATGCCGGGGCACATGAATGTGCTCTTGGCCGAAGCCGAAGTGCCGTACGACCAGGTGTTCGAGATGGAAGACATCAACAGCGAATTTAGCCAGGCCGACGTGGTGCTGGTCCTGGGCGCCAACGACGTGGTCAATCCGGCGGCGAAAGACCCGAAGTCGCCCATTGCCGGCATGCCGATCCTGGAAGCGTTCAAGGCCAAGACCGTGATCGTCAACAAGCGCTCGATGGCGGCGGGCTATGCGGGCCTGGACAATGAATTGTTTTACATGGACAAGACCATGATGGTGTTTGGCGATGCCAAGAAAGTCATCGAAGATATGGTCAAGGCCGTCGAGTAG
- a CDS encoding NAD(P) transhydrogenase subunit alpha: MEVSHTLINLIIFVLAIYVGYHVVWTVTPALHTPLMAVTNAISAIIIVGAMLAAGLTEGLVGQAMGTLAVALAAVNVFGGFLVTQRMLEMFRKKEPKAVQKPAGAPALAKEGSPA, encoded by the coding sequence ATGGAAGTCAGCCATACCCTCATCAACCTCATCATCTTCGTGCTGGCCATCTACGTCGGCTACCACGTGGTCTGGACCGTCACCCCGGCGCTGCATACGCCTTTGATGGCCGTCACCAATGCCATTTCCGCCATCATCATCGTCGGCGCCATGCTGGCGGCGGGTCTGACCGAAGGCCTGGTCGGCCAGGCCATGGGCACGCTGGCCGTGGCCCTGGCGGCCGTCAACGTCTTCGGCGGCTTCCTGGTGACCCAGCGCATGCTGGAAATGTTCCGCAAGAAAGAGCCGAAGGCGGTCCAGAAGCCGGCCGGTGCCCCGGCCCTGGCCAAGGAAGGGAGCCCAGCATGA
- a CDS encoding Re/Si-specific NAD(P)(+) transhydrogenase subunit alpha, which yields MRIGIPAETRPGETRVAATPETVKKLAAKHAIIVQAGAGLAASIPDDAYVAAGATIGTAAQAFACAMVLKVRAPSVDERALMAPGTVVIGMLNPFDADNTAAMAAAGLTAFALEAAPRITRAQSLDVLSSQANIAGYKAVMLAANTYQRFMPMLMTAAGTVKAARVLIMGVGVAGLQAIATAKRLGAVIEASDVRPPVKEQVESLGAKFIDVPYLTEEEREIAKGVGGYARPMPPAWLARQAELVHARAAQADIIITTALIPGRKAPILIGEDTVKAMKPGSVIVDMAVEQGGNCPLSELGKTVTRHGVHIIGEANLACLVAADASALYARNVLDFLKLIIDKEGQLAIPQDDEIIAATLLCSGGQSLRKAA from the coding sequence ATGAGAATTGGCATACCCGCCGAGACGCGGCCCGGGGAAACCCGGGTTGCGGCGACGCCCGAAACCGTCAAGAAGCTGGCGGCCAAACACGCCATCATCGTGCAAGCCGGCGCAGGCCTGGCGGCCAGCATCCCCGATGACGCCTACGTGGCCGCCGGCGCCACCATCGGCACAGCAGCGCAAGCCTTCGCCTGCGCCATGGTGCTCAAGGTGCGCGCCCCTTCTGTTGACGAGCGCGCCCTGATGGCCCCGGGTACGGTCGTCATCGGCATGCTCAACCCCTTCGACGCCGACAACACCGCTGCCATGGCCGCGGCCGGCCTGACCGCCTTCGCCCTGGAAGCCGCGCCCCGCATCACCCGCGCACAGTCGCTCGACGTGTTGTCTTCCCAGGCCAATATCGCCGGCTACAAGGCCGTCATGCTGGCTGCCAACACCTACCAGCGCTTCATGCCCATGCTGATGACCGCCGCCGGCACCGTCAAGGCGGCGCGCGTGCTGATCATGGGCGTGGGCGTGGCTGGCCTGCAGGCGATCGCCACCGCCAAGCGCCTGGGCGCCGTGATCGAAGCCTCCGACGTGCGCCCGCCCGTCAAGGAACAGGTCGAGTCGCTCGGCGCCAAATTCATCGACGTGCCTTACCTCACCGAGGAAGAGCGTGAAATCGCCAAAGGCGTGGGCGGCTATGCGCGGCCCATGCCACCCGCCTGGCTGGCGCGCCAGGCCGAGCTCGTCCATGCGCGCGCAGCCCAGGCCGACATCATCATCACCACCGCCCTGATTCCCGGCCGCAAGGCGCCCATCCTGATCGGCGAAGACACGGTCAAGGCCATGAAGCCGGGTTCGGTCATCGTCGACATGGCTGTCGAGCAGGGCGGCAATTGCCCCCTGTCCGAACTGGGCAAGACGGTCACCCGCCATGGCGTGCACATCATCGGTGAAGCCAACCTGGCTTGCCTGGTGGCAGCCGATGCCTCGGCCCTGTATGCCCGCAATGTGCTGGACTTTTTGAAGCTCATCATCGACAAGGAAGGGCAACTGGCCATTCCCCAGGACGATGAAATCATTGCCGCCACGCTCCTGTGCAGCGGCGGTCAATCCTTACGCAAGGCAGCCTGA